A window from Populus trichocarpa isolate Nisqually-1 chromosome 3, P.trichocarpa_v4.1, whole genome shotgun sequence encodes these proteins:
- the LOC7460211 gene encoding GDSL esterase/lipase At5g03980, which translates to MAATKVVLSHVLIVLSCIVALLLSQVSAIDGFESQELKICGFDAIYNIGDSLSNTGNKIRINSSIAESRLPDGTAVRSLVPLDYIVKSAGFSSIKAYLNTNETDSHNGVNFAFSGASTLPAKVLVPKLKVDAGVIVNTLGTQLQWFDRYLEGFCRIPKDCKEKLKSSLFIMGEIGANDYNMAFHFASKTIEEVNRMGLVSDNVKSIKKAIEKVIHYGVTRVLVPGIYRVGCTPGYVSKFAESNTLDKYGCVKEYNDFFNYHNDLLQAKLEKLRKKYPGVSIVYGDYYNAMQFVMDNYKKFGFEYITQGCYIDQGKPPCSDPQKHMFWDLYHSTQNSNKYMANWIIQDIVSKFGCRWLCDPKHGNLAPQLRYGNAALMEIVSFWRRWQGGLLGFRICVGKLVL; encoded by the exons ATGGCTGCCACCAAAGTTGTTCTATCTCATGTTCTTATTGTTCTAAGCTGCATTGTAGCTCTTCTTTTGTCCCAAGTGAGCGCAATTGATGGATTTGAATCACAAGAACTTAAGATTTGCGGGTTTGATGCGATATATAACATTGGTGATTCATTATCAAACACAGGAAACaaaatcagaataaattctaGTATAGCGGAAAGTCGCCTTCCTGACGGCACAGCTGTTAGATCCTTGGTACCGCTTGACTACATTG TGAAGTCGGCCGGTTTTTCATCCATCAAAGCTTATTTGAATACAAATGAAACGGACTCTCACAATGGAGTGAATTTTGCATTTTCTGGTGCTTCAACTTTACCAGCGAAAGTTCTTGTGCCTAAATTGAAGGTGGATGCGGGAGTTATTGTTAATACTCTCGGCACACAACTTCAATGGTTTGACAGATATTTAGAAGGATTCTGTCGAATACCTAAAG ATTGTAAGGAAAAACTCAAGTCATCTCTCTTTATAATGGGAGAGATTGGAGCAAATGACTATAACATGGCATTTCACTTTGCCAGTAAAACAATTGAGGAGGTGAATAGGATGGGCCTTGTATCTGACAACGTAAAAAGCATCAAGAAAGCCATTGAA AAAGTCATTCATTATGGTGTCACTCGAGTTCTTGTCCCTGGAATCTACCGAGTAGGTTGTACACCAGGCTATGTTAGCAAGTTCGCAGAATCTAACACACTAGACAAATATGGTTGTGTAAAGGAGTACAATGATTTTTTCAACTATCACAATGATCTTCTGCAAGCAAAGCTTgagaaattgagaaagaaatacCCTGGAGTGTCTATAGTATATGGTGATTATTATAATGCAATGCAGTTTGTTATGGACAATTACAAGAAATTTG GATTTGAATATATAACTCAAGGTTGCTACATTGATCAAGGCAAGCCACCTTGTTCAGACCCTCAAAAGCATATGTTCTGGGATTTATATCATTCGACCCAAAACTCAAATAAGTATATGGCAAATTGGATTATTCAAGACATCGTCTCGAAGTTTGGGTGCAG GTGGTTGTGCGATCCCAAGCATGGAAACCTAGCGCCCCAGCTAAGATATGGGAATGCTGCTCTGATGGAGATCGTGTCGTTTTGGAGACGATGGCAAGGTGGTCTTCTTGGATTTCGCATTTGTGTGGGGAAACTAGTGCTTTAA